A single window of Streptomyces sudanensis DNA harbors:
- a CDS encoding ArsR/SmtB family transcription factor → MSNTKVPPLVEADGRDVTPCCPPLAERPMTAEEAETAARMFKALGDPVRLRLFSAVASHEGGEACVCDISDVGVSQPTVSHHLKKLKEAGLLTSERRGTWVYYRVEPSVLAAMGRLLTLPAAA, encoded by the coding sequence ATGTCGAATACGAAGGTGCCCCCGCTCGTCGAAGCCGATGGCCGGGACGTGACTCCGTGCTGCCCGCCGCTGGCCGAGCGACCGATGACCGCCGAGGAGGCCGAGACCGCGGCGCGGATGTTCAAGGCACTCGGTGACCCGGTCCGCCTGCGGCTGTTCTCCGCGGTGGCCTCGCACGAGGGCGGGGAGGCGTGCGTGTGCGACATCTCCGACGTCGGCGTCTCCCAGCCCACCGTCTCCCACCACCTGAAGAAGCTGAAGGAGGCCGGACTGCTCACCTCCGAGCGGCGCGGGACCTGGGTGTACTACCGGGTCGAGCCGTCGGTGCTCGCCGCGATGGGCAGACTGCTGACCCTGCCGGCCGCGGCCTGA
- a CDS encoding flavin reductase family protein, translating to MTVLRDPGAGALGAGALADPPAGAELLRSAFRRHAAGVAVITAPGGPAGDGRPAGFTAGSLTSVSAEPPLVSFGIGTSSSSWPAFSTAAHVGVHLLGEDQRELAAVFARSGADRFAPPTRWAAGPEGVPLLDGVLAWLVCRVVGRVPAGDHRIVIAEIVAGDAEAREGRPLLYHQGRFNALRH from the coding sequence ATGACGGTCCTCCGTGATCCCGGCGCCGGTGCGCTCGGCGCCGGTGCGCTCGCGGACCCGCCCGCCGGGGCCGAACTGCTCCGTTCCGCCTTCCGGCGGCATGCCGCCGGCGTCGCCGTGATCACCGCCCCCGGCGGACCCGCGGGCGACGGCCGGCCCGCCGGGTTCACCGCCGGCTCGCTCACCTCGGTCTCCGCCGAGCCGCCGCTGGTCTCCTTCGGCATCGGCACGAGCTCGTCGAGCTGGCCCGCCTTCTCCACCGCCGCCCACGTGGGCGTGCACCTGCTCGGTGAGGACCAGCGGGAGCTGGCGGCCGTCTTCGCCCGCAGCGGTGCCGACCGCTTCGCCCCGCCGACCCGCTGGGCGGCCGGCCCCGAGGGCGTCCCGCTGCTCGACGGCGTCCTCGCCTGGCTGGTGTGCCGCGTCGTCGGCCGGGTGCCGGCCGGCGACCACCGCATCGTGATCGCCGAGATCGTCGCGGGGGACGCCGAGGCCCGGGAGGGCCGGCCGCTCCTGTACCACCAGGGCCGCTTCAACGCCCTGCGGCACTGA
- a CDS encoding threonine aldolase family protein, giving the protein MNPAFPTRTDARRHHDPSVRGFASDNYAGAHPEVLAALALANGGHQVAYGEDEYTDHLQRVMHSHFGPTAEAFPVFNGTGANVTALQALTDRWGAVICAESAHINVDEGGAPERMAGLKLLTVPTPDGKLTPELIDRQAFGWDDEHRAMPQVVSLTQNTELGTVYTPDEIRAITDHAHSLGMKVHLDGARLANAAASLNVPMRAFTNAAGVDVLSLGGTKNGLLFGEAVVVLDPGAGRHMKHLRKMSMQLASKMRFVSVQFEALLAKDLWLRSARHANAMAQRLAEGVRSVDGVEILYPVQANAVFARLPHEVSLRLQKRFRFYFWDEAAGDVRWMCSFDTTEDDVDAFLLALKEEMGR; this is encoded by the coding sequence GTGAACCCGGCGTTCCCCACCCGTACCGACGCGCGCCGCCACCACGACCCGTCGGTACGGGGCTTCGCCAGCGACAACTACGCGGGAGCCCACCCGGAGGTCCTCGCCGCGCTGGCCCTCGCCAACGGCGGCCACCAGGTCGCCTACGGCGAGGACGAGTACACCGACCACCTCCAGCGGGTGATGCACAGCCACTTCGGCCCGACCGCCGAGGCGTTCCCGGTGTTCAACGGCACCGGCGCCAACGTCACCGCCCTGCAGGCCCTCACCGACCGGTGGGGCGCGGTGATCTGCGCCGAGTCCGCGCACATCAACGTCGACGAGGGCGGCGCGCCCGAGCGCATGGCCGGCCTCAAGCTGCTGACCGTGCCCACCCCGGACGGCAAGCTCACCCCCGAGCTGATCGACCGGCAGGCGTTCGGCTGGGACGACGAGCACCGGGCGATGCCGCAGGTCGTCTCGCTCACCCAGAACACCGAACTCGGCACCGTCTACACGCCGGACGAGATCCGGGCGATCACGGACCACGCCCACTCCCTGGGCATGAAGGTCCACCTCGACGGCGCCCGGCTGGCCAACGCGGCCGCGTCGCTGAACGTGCCGATGCGCGCGTTCACCAACGCCGCGGGCGTGGACGTCCTGTCGCTGGGCGGCACCAAGAACGGCCTGCTCTTCGGCGAGGCCGTCGTGGTCCTCGACCCGGGGGCCGGCCGCCACATGAAGCACCTGCGCAAGATGTCCATGCAGCTCGCGTCCAAGATGCGGTTCGTCTCGGTGCAGTTCGAGGCGCTGCTCGCGAAGGACCTGTGGCTGCGCAGCGCCCGGCACGCCAACGCGATGGCCCAGCGCCTCGCCGAGGGCGTCCGGTCCGTCGACGGCGTGGAGATCCTCTACCCGGTGCAGGCCAACGCGGTCTTCGCGCGGCTCCCGCACGAGGTGAGCCTGCGGCTGCAGAAGCGGTTCCGGTTCTACTTCTGGGACGAGGCGGCCGGCGACGTCCGCTGGATGTGCTCCTTCGACACCACGGAGGACGACGTGGACGCCTTCCTCCTGGCGCTCAAGGAGGAGATGGGCCGCTAG
- a CDS encoding electron transfer flavoprotein subunit beta/FixA family protein, protein MSLRIVVCVKYVPDATGDRHFADDLTVDRDDVDGLLSELDEYAVEQALRIAEEADDAEVTVLTVGPEDAKDALRKALSMGADKAVHVEDDDLHGTDVMGTSLVLAKAIEKTGYDLVVCGMASTDGVMGVLPAILAERLGVPQVTLLSEVSVEDGVVKGRRDGDAATERLEASLPAVVSVTDQSGEARYPSFKGIMAAKKKPVESLDLDDLDIDADEVGLDGSWTKVDSATERPARTAGTVVKDEGEGGRQLAEFLASQKFI, encoded by the coding sequence GTGAGCTTGAGGATCGTTGTCTGTGTGAAGTACGTACCCGACGCCACCGGCGACCGGCACTTCGCCGATGACCTGACCGTCGACCGCGACGACGTCGACGGCCTGCTGTCGGAGCTGGACGAGTACGCGGTCGAGCAGGCGCTGCGGATCGCCGAGGAGGCGGACGACGCGGAGGTCACCGTGCTCACTGTCGGCCCCGAGGACGCCAAGGACGCCCTGCGCAAGGCGCTGTCGATGGGCGCCGACAAGGCCGTCCACGTCGAGGACGACGACCTGCACGGCACCGACGTCATGGGCACCTCCCTGGTCCTCGCCAAGGCGATCGAGAAGACCGGCTACGACCTGGTGGTCTGCGGCATGGCGTCCACCGACGGCGTCATGGGCGTCCTGCCGGCGATCCTCGCCGAGCGCCTCGGCGTCCCGCAGGTCACCCTGCTCTCCGAGGTCTCCGTCGAGGACGGCGTGGTCAAGGGCCGCCGCGACGGCGACGCCGCGACCGAGCGGCTGGAGGCGTCCCTCCCGGCCGTCGTGTCCGTGACCGACCAGTCCGGCGAGGCCCGCTACCCGTCCTTCAAGGGCATCATGGCCGCCAAGAAGAAGCCGGTGGAGTCCCTGGACCTGGACGACCTGGACATCGACGCCGACGAGGTCGGCCTCGACGGCTCCTGGACGAAGGTCGACTCCGCGACGGAGCGCCCGGCCCGCACGGCCGGCACGGTCGTCAAGGACGAGGGCGAGGGCGGCAGGCAGCTGGCCGAGTTCCTCGCGAGCCAGAAGTTCATCTAG
- a CDS encoding SDR family NAD(P)-dependent oxidoreductase — MTTNGNGGALDGAVIAVAGAAGPAGRAALLRLAEAGATVVAADADAERLAEAVDAARSARGGATVTGEKVDLLDLAATREWADRTEKEFGRVDGLVHLVGGWRGGKTFAGTDLADWELLEKLLVRTVQHTSLAFHPALGRSDRGRYVLISQSGASNPTEGNAAYAAAKSAAEAWTLALGHSFRKAGGEDGPKSAAVILVIKALVHDAMRAERPDAKFAGYTDVRELADAIAGVWDRPAQEVNGQRLWLTPKP; from the coding sequence ATGACCACCAACGGCAACGGCGGAGCGCTGGACGGCGCCGTCATCGCGGTCGCCGGAGCGGCGGGCCCCGCGGGCCGGGCCGCCCTGCTGCGGCTCGCCGAGGCGGGCGCGACCGTCGTCGCGGCCGACGCCGACGCCGAGCGCCTGGCCGAGGCGGTCGACGCCGCCCGCTCCGCCCGCGGCGGTGCCACCGTCACCGGCGAGAAGGTGGACCTGCTCGACCTGGCGGCGACCCGCGAGTGGGCCGACCGGACGGAGAAGGAGTTCGGGCGGGTCGACGGCCTCGTCCACCTCGTCGGCGGCTGGCGCGGCGGCAAGACCTTCGCCGGCACCGACCTGGCCGACTGGGAGCTGCTGGAGAAGCTGCTCGTCCGCACCGTCCAGCACACCTCCCTCGCCTTCCACCCGGCGCTGGGGCGCAGCGACCGCGGCCGGTACGTCCTGATCAGCCAGTCCGGCGCGAGCAACCCCACGGAGGGCAACGCCGCGTACGCCGCTGCCAAGTCCGCCGCCGAGGCGTGGACCCTCGCCCTCGGCCACTCCTTCCGCAAGGCGGGGGGCGAGGACGGCCCGAAGTCCGCCGCTGTCATCCTGGTGATCAAGGCACTGGTGCACGACGCGATGCGCGCCGAGCGCCCGGATGCGAAGTTCGCGGGCTACACTGACGTCAGGGAGCTGGCCGACGCCATCGCCGGCGTCTGGGACCGGCCCGCCCAGGAAGTGAATGGACAGCGCCTGTGGCTGACCCCCAAGCCGTGA
- a CDS encoding lysophospholipid acyltransferase family protein — MAELVYRPVVGAALALFKVLDLKIDVQGSENIPRTGGAVLVSNHISYLDFVFAGLAALPQKRLVRFMAKDSVFRHRISGPLMRGMKHIPVDRGQGEAAYRHALESLRSGEIVGVFPEATISQSFTLKSFKSGAARLAQEAGVPLVPVALWGTQRLWTKGRPRNFRRSHIPVTIRVGEPMEAPADQYAGAITRRLRERVQELLEAAQRAYPVRPKDAGDTWWIPAHLGGTAPAPAELR; from the coding sequence ATGGCGGAACTCGTCTATCGGCCGGTCGTCGGCGCCGCACTCGCGCTGTTCAAGGTGCTCGACCTCAAGATCGACGTTCAGGGTTCGGAGAACATCCCGCGCACCGGCGGCGCGGTGCTCGTCAGCAACCACATCAGCTACCTGGACTTCGTCTTCGCGGGGCTGGCCGCCCTGCCGCAGAAGCGGCTGGTGCGGTTCATGGCGAAGGACTCCGTCTTCCGCCACCGGATCTCCGGACCGCTGATGCGGGGCATGAAGCACATCCCGGTGGACCGCGGACAGGGCGAGGCCGCCTACCGGCACGCCCTGGAGTCGCTGCGCTCCGGCGAGATCGTCGGTGTCTTCCCGGAGGCGACGATCTCCCAGTCGTTCACCCTCAAGAGCTTCAAGTCCGGTGCGGCACGGCTGGCCCAGGAGGCCGGGGTGCCGCTGGTGCCGGTGGCGCTGTGGGGGACGCAGCGGCTGTGGACGAAGGGCCGTCCCCGGAACTTCAGGCGCAGCCACATCCCGGTGACCATCCGGGTGGGCGAGCCCATGGAGGCGCCGGCGGACCAGTACGCCGGCGCGATCACCCGGCGGCTGCGCGAGCGGGTCCAGGAGCTGCTGGAGGCCGCCCAGCGGGCGTACCCGGTGCGCCCGAAGGACGCGGGCGACACCTGGTGGATCCCGGCCCACCTGGGCGGCACCGCGCCGGCTCCGGCGGAGCTGCGCTGA
- a CDS encoding GNAT family N-acetyltransferase, translating into MNGVPGATVVPLTVDHAEQVLAIYRAGIEEGNATFETSPPSWEAFEAAKPAEHRFAALDADGSVLGWVAASRVSDRCAYAGVVEHSVYVRPDARGRGVASTLLKALIGSTERAGIRTVQSGIFPENTASLAVHRRAGFRVVGTRERIGRHHGVWRDVVLVERRSPAVV; encoded by the coding sequence GTGAACGGAGTACCGGGCGCGACGGTGGTGCCGCTGACGGTGGACCATGCCGAACAGGTGCTGGCGATCTACCGGGCGGGCATCGAGGAGGGCAACGCCACCTTCGAGACCAGCCCGCCGTCGTGGGAGGCGTTCGAGGCCGCGAAGCCGGCCGAGCACCGCTTCGCCGCCCTCGACGCGGACGGGTCGGTGCTGGGCTGGGTCGCCGCGAGCAGGGTCTCGGACCGGTGCGCGTACGCGGGGGTGGTCGAGCACTCCGTCTACGTCCGCCCCGACGCCCGTGGCCGTGGCGTCGCCTCCACCCTGCTCAAGGCGCTGATCGGCTCCACCGAGCGGGCCGGGATCCGGACCGTTCAGTCCGGGATCTTCCCCGAGAACACCGCCAGTCTCGCCGTCCACCGGCGTGCCGGCTTCCGCGTCGTCGGCACCCGGGAGCGGATCGGGCGCCACCACGGCGTCTGGCGCGACGTCGTCCTCGTCGAGCGCCGCAGTCCCGCCGTCGTCTGA
- a CDS encoding NAD(P)-binding domain-containing protein — MNAPATTELPVIVIGAGPVGLAAAAHLVDRGVEPLVLEAGPTAGTAVREWSHVRLFSTWGEIVDPAAEKLLAPTGWTRPDPAAYPSGGDWAELYLQPLADALGDRVRTGATVTGVSRAGRDRIVDAGREQQPFAVHVTRADGREERLLARAVVDASGTWAAPGPAGADGLPALGERAAADRITYRVPDLKDPEVRARYAGRRTAVIGSGASAFTALAHLADLAESGDGSGTKGVWILRRGISGSTFGGGEADRLPARGALGLAAKAAVDEGHADAVTGFRTEAIERDTDGRLVLVGEDGRRLDPVDEVIVLTGFRPDLSFLGELRLGLDERLQAPVALAPLIDPNQHSCGTVPPHGHRELSHPEQGVYLVGMKSYGRAPTFLAMTGHEQVRSVAAAIADDLASADRVELTLPETGVCGGAGLFDTPDAREGDGDGCCAPAPQLVRLEAPAAVGAVAEEAPAGGCCGA; from the coding sequence GTGAACGCACCCGCCACCACCGAGCTGCCCGTCATCGTGATCGGGGCCGGACCTGTCGGCCTGGCCGCGGCCGCCCACCTGGTCGACCGGGGCGTCGAACCCCTGGTCCTGGAGGCCGGGCCCACCGCCGGCACCGCGGTGCGCGAGTGGTCCCACGTACGGCTGTTCTCCACCTGGGGCGAGATCGTCGACCCGGCCGCCGAGAAGCTCCTCGCACCCACCGGCTGGACCCGGCCCGACCCGGCCGCCTACCCCTCCGGCGGCGACTGGGCCGAGCTGTACCTGCAGCCGCTCGCCGACGCCCTCGGCGACCGCGTCCGCACCGGCGCCACCGTCACCGGCGTGTCCCGGGCCGGCCGGGACCGGATCGTGGACGCCGGCCGGGAGCAGCAGCCGTTCGCCGTACACGTCACCCGTGCCGACGGCCGGGAGGAGCGCCTCCTCGCCCGCGCCGTCGTCGACGCCTCCGGCACCTGGGCCGCACCCGGCCCGGCCGGCGCCGACGGACTGCCCGCGCTCGGCGAGAGGGCCGCCGCGGACCGGATCACCTACCGCGTCCCGGACCTGAAGGACCCGGAAGTCCGCGCCCGGTACGCGGGCAGGCGCACCGCCGTCATCGGCTCCGGCGCCTCCGCCTTCACCGCCCTCGCCCACCTCGCCGACCTCGCCGAGTCCGGCGACGGCTCGGGCACGAAGGGCGTGTGGATCCTGCGCCGCGGCATCTCCGGCTCCACCTTCGGCGGCGGGGAGGCCGACCGGCTCCCCGCCCGCGGCGCCCTGGGCCTGGCGGCCAAGGCCGCCGTCGACGAGGGCCACGCCGACGCGGTCACCGGTTTCCGCACCGAGGCGATCGAACGTGACACCGACGGCCGCCTGGTCCTGGTCGGCGAGGACGGCCGCCGCCTGGACCCGGTCGACGAGGTCATCGTGCTGACCGGCTTCCGCCCCGACCTGTCCTTCCTGGGCGAGCTGCGCCTGGGCCTGGACGAACGCCTCCAGGCGCCGGTCGCGCTGGCTCCGCTGATCGACCCCAACCAGCACTCCTGCGGCACCGTCCCCCCGCACGGCCACCGCGAGCTCTCCCATCCCGAGCAGGGCGTCTACCTGGTGGGGATGAAGTCCTACGGCCGCGCCCCGACGTTCCTCGCCATGACCGGCCACGAGCAGGTCCGCTCGGTGGCCGCCGCGATCGCCGACGACCTCGCCTCCGCGGACCGCGTGGAGCTCACCCTGCCCGAGACCGGAGTCTGCGGCGGCGCCGGCCTGTTCGACACCCCGGACGCCCGGGAAGGTGACGGCGACGGCTGCTGCGCGCCCGCGCCGCAGCTCGTCCGGCTCGAAGCCCCCGCCGCAGTCGGGGCGGTTGCCGAGGAGGCCCCGGCGGGCGGCTGCTGCGGCGCGTGA
- a CDS encoding MerR family transcriptional regulator: MGGKHLQIGEVAARTGLSLRTIRHYEETGLVAPSARSRGGFRLYTEQDVVRLMVVRRVKPLGFTLDRMRDLLDAVDRLDAGEELGTDEREALLQRVREYERSAAEQVRKLRVQLARAEGFAATLRARLPEHEPARP, translated from the coding sequence GTGGGCGGCAAGCACCTGCAGATCGGCGAGGTCGCCGCGCGCACCGGGCTGTCCCTGCGCACCATCCGGCACTACGAGGAAACCGGTCTCGTCGCCCCCTCCGCCCGCTCCCGGGGAGGCTTCCGCCTCTATACGGAGCAGGACGTCGTCCGCCTCATGGTCGTCCGCCGGGTGAAGCCGCTCGGCTTCACCCTGGACCGGATGCGCGACCTGCTGGACGCCGTCGACCGCCTCGACGCCGGCGAGGAGCTCGGCACGGACGAACGCGAGGCGCTCCTCCAGCGCGTACGCGAGTACGAACGAAGTGCGGCGGAGCAGGTGCGGAAGCTGCGCGTCCAGCTCGCCCGCGCCGAGGGCTTCGCCGCCACCCTGCGGGCACGGCTGCCCGAACACGAGCCGGCGCGCCCCTGA
- a CDS encoding DUF6421 family protein has protein sequence MTEILVQDAVGGELSADVRVVDHPAWPQLKNAVEEIRVWQSADGSIDFGADRAPARADADAALDRVVTAVERLSPLLPHGTAYHRALVADLRKWADGGYGVPDFLDSLTAFQPAAERVDGRQHLVVFPMYTQNGNPDRNLEAVVLRMVWPQWLAELEAARYDNPLFCGITFEDFTSGYDTNSAVLFPETVAVREVPERFTWGGIFCDREAARFRRVTAAAVEALGIELPADIQEMLGDQQRCQEAFVLWDMVHDRTHSRGDLPFDPFMIKQRQPFWMYGLEELRCDLTAFKEAVRLEAEGNPHGRDVQYAVLFDRMFRFPLTGDRVRNYDGLGGQLLFAYLHKHDVVRWTDNTLHIDWLRAPEVTNQLCAEIEKLYRDGIDRPKLVHWFAAYDFVSTYLAPHPGSRWAKGPDALDVSQPPRRLVDDVLPDEFPLSMFYEALSKKLKSVIASTKGITPADVEKAAA, from the coding sequence ATGACGGAAATTCTTGTGCAGGACGCTGTCGGCGGCGAGCTGTCCGCCGACGTCCGGGTGGTCGACCACCCCGCATGGCCGCAGCTCAAGAATGCCGTGGAGGAGATCCGCGTCTGGCAGTCCGCCGACGGCTCCATCGACTTCGGCGCCGATCGCGCCCCGGCCCGCGCGGACGCCGACGCCGCGCTCGACCGGGTCGTCACCGCCGTCGAGCGGCTCTCCCCGCTGCTGCCGCACGGCACCGCGTACCACCGCGCGCTCGTCGCCGACCTGCGCAAGTGGGCGGACGGCGGCTACGGCGTACCGGACTTCCTCGACTCGCTGACGGCCTTCCAGCCCGCGGCCGAGCGCGTCGACGGCCGCCAGCACCTCGTCGTCTTCCCCATGTACACGCAGAACGGCAACCCGGACCGCAACCTGGAGGCCGTCGTCCTGCGCATGGTGTGGCCGCAGTGGCTCGCCGAGCTGGAGGCCGCGCGCTACGACAACCCGCTGTTCTGCGGCATCACCTTCGAGGACTTCACCTCGGGCTACGACACCAACTCGGCCGTCCTCTTCCCCGAGACCGTCGCCGTCCGCGAGGTCCCCGAGCGGTTCACCTGGGGCGGCATCTTCTGCGACCGCGAGGCCGCCCGCTTCCGCCGCGTCACCGCGGCCGCCGTCGAGGCCCTCGGCATCGAGCTGCCCGCCGACATCCAGGAGATGCTCGGCGACCAGCAGCGCTGCCAGGAGGCGTTCGTCCTGTGGGACATGGTCCACGACCGCACCCACAGCCGCGGCGACCTGCCCTTCGACCCGTTCATGATCAAGCAGCGCCAGCCGTTCTGGATGTACGGCCTGGAGGAGCTGCGCTGCGACCTGACCGCCTTCAAGGAGGCCGTCCGCCTGGAGGCCGAGGGCAACCCGCACGGCCGCGACGTCCAGTACGCCGTGCTGTTCGACCGGATGTTCCGCTTCCCGCTCACCGGCGACCGCGTCCGCAACTACGACGGCCTCGGCGGCCAGCTGCTCTTCGCCTACCTCCACAAGCACGACGTGGTGCGCTGGACCGACAACACCCTGCACATCGACTGGCTGCGCGCCCCCGAGGTCACCAACCAGCTGTGCGCCGAGATCGAGAAGCTCTACCGCGACGGCATCGACCGCCCCAAGCTGGTCCACTGGTTCGCCGCGTACGACTTCGTCTCCACCTACCTCGCCCCGCACCCCGGCTCCCGCTGGGCCAAGGGCCCGGACGCGCTGGACGTCTCCCAGCCGCCGCGCAGGCTCGTCGACGACGTGCTGCCGGACGAGTTCCCGCTGAGCATGTTCTACGAGGCCCTCTCCAAGAAGCTGAAGTCCGTGATCGCCTCCACCAAGGGGATCACCCCGGCCGACGTGGAGAAGGCCGCCGCGTGA
- a CDS encoding SulP family inorganic anion transporter, giving the protein MSPAARPRGLKPDWLNDPKVWRTEVLAGLVVALALIPEAISFSIIAGVDPAAGLFASFTMAVVISIVGGRRAMISAATGAVALVIAPLNREYGLGHLIAAVILAGVFQVVLGALGVAKLMRFVPRSVMVGFVNALAILIFMAQVPEMTDVPWAVYPLVIGGLALMVLFPKVTTVIPAPLVSIVILTVITVGAAIAVPTVGDRGALPSSLPVPGLPDVPFTTDTLTTIAPYAFAVALVGLMESLMTARLVDDITDTHSNKTRESIGQGVANIVTGFFGGMGGCAMIGQTMINVKVSGARTRLSTFLAGAFLMVLCVVFGPVVSDIPMAALVAVMIMVSFATFDWHSIAPGTLKRMPAGEIAVMAVTVVCVVATHNLAVGVVLGSVTAAVIFARRVAHLAEVTAVADPDGSTVVYRVTGELFFASSDDLVGRFDYAGDPERVVIDLSAAHVWDASSVAALDAIGTKYAQRGKHVEVTGLNDPSARLHGRLSGELAAGR; this is encoded by the coding sequence GTGTCCCCGGCCGCGCGCCCGCGCGGCCTGAAGCCCGACTGGCTGAACGATCCGAAGGTCTGGCGCACCGAGGTCCTGGCCGGTCTGGTCGTCGCCCTCGCGCTGATCCCCGAGGCGATCTCCTTCTCGATCATCGCCGGGGTCGACCCCGCGGCCGGCCTGTTCGCCTCCTTCACCATGGCCGTGGTCATCTCGATCGTCGGCGGCCGCCGCGCGATGATCTCCGCCGCGACCGGCGCCGTCGCCCTCGTCATCGCCCCGCTCAACCGCGAGTACGGCCTGGGCCACCTGATCGCCGCCGTCATCCTCGCCGGCGTCTTCCAGGTCGTCCTGGGCGCGCTCGGAGTGGCGAAGCTGATGCGGTTCGTTCCCCGCTCGGTGATGGTGGGCTTCGTCAACGCCCTCGCCATCCTGATCTTCATGGCCCAGGTCCCCGAGATGACCGACGTGCCCTGGGCGGTCTACCCGCTGGTCATCGGCGGACTGGCGCTGATGGTGCTCTTCCCGAAGGTCACCACCGTGATCCCGGCGCCGCTGGTCTCCATCGTGATCCTCACCGTGATCACCGTCGGCGCCGCCATCGCGGTGCCGACCGTCGGGGACAGGGGCGCGCTGCCGTCCTCCCTGCCGGTGCCGGGTCTGCCCGACGTGCCGTTCACGACGGACACGCTGACGACGATCGCCCCGTACGCGTTCGCGGTGGCGCTGGTCGGACTGATGGAGTCGCTGATGACCGCCAGGCTCGTCGACGACATCACCGACACCCACTCGAACAAGACCCGCGAGTCGATCGGGCAGGGCGTCGCCAACATCGTCACCGGCTTCTTCGGCGGCATGGGCGGCTGCGCCATGATCGGCCAGACGATGATCAACGTGAAGGTCTCCGGCGCCCGCACCCGTCTCTCGACGTTCCTCGCGGGCGCCTTCCTGATGGTGCTCTGCGTCGTCTTCGGCCCCGTCGTCTCCGACATCCCCATGGCCGCCCTCGTCGCCGTCATGATCATGGTGTCGTTCGCGACCTTCGACTGGCACTCCATCGCGCCCGGGACGCTCAAGCGGATGCCCGCGGGCGAGATCGCCGTCATGGCCGTCACCGTCGTGTGCGTGGTGGCCACCCACAACCTGGCCGTCGGCGTCGTCCTCGGCTCCGTCACCGCGGCAGTGATCTTCGCCAGGCGTGTCGCGCACCTCGCCGAGGTCACGGCCGTGGCCGACCCGGACGGCAGCACGGTGGTCTACCGGGTCACGGGCGAGCTGTTCTTCGCCTCCTCCGACGACCTCGTCGGCCGGTTCGACTACGCGGGCGATCCCGAGAGGGTCGTCATCGACCTGTCCGCGGCGCACGTCTGGGACGCCTCCTCCGTCGCGGCCCTGGACGCGATCGGGACGAAGTACGCCCAGCGCGGCAAGCACGTCGAGGTCACCGGCCTGAACGATCCCAGCGCCCGGCTGCACGGCAGGCTCAGCGGCGAACTCGCGGCCGGCCGCTGA
- a CDS encoding TlpA family protein disulfide reductase, translating into MRDGARERYGRVLGPAELGAGLGERATLVQFSTAFCQPCRATRRILADVAGMVGGVAHVEVDAERNLPLVRELGIAATPTVLVLDAAGRVVCRAAGQPRRADVIAALGRALETPADRP; encoded by the coding sequence GTGCGGGACGGTGCGCGAGAGCGGTACGGGCGGGTGCTCGGTCCCGCCGAGTTGGGCGCCGGCCTGGGGGAGCGGGCCACCCTCGTGCAGTTCTCCACCGCCTTCTGCCAGCCGTGCCGCGCCACCCGGCGGATCCTCGCCGACGTGGCGGGCATGGTCGGCGGAGTCGCCCACGTCGAGGTCGACGCCGAGCGGAACCTGCCCCTCGTCCGGGAGCTCGGCATCGCCGCGACCCCCACCGTGCTCGTCCTGGACGCGGCCGGCCGCGTCGTGTGCCGCGCGGCCGGGCAGCCCCGCAGGGCCGACGTGATCGCGGCCCTCGGCCGGGCCCTGGAAACCCCCGCTGACCGGCCGTGA